ACTGTGATAAAGTTACATTGTGTAGAAGAAATATCAGTCAGTACAAGTTTGTCTCCACATATGGATATGGCTTCAGGCTCTGTGATACCGTCCTTTGTCGTTAATAGTTCCCGGACGTTTGTTCCATCTCCGGACATCTGTATCACTTTCTTGGGAAAGTTACCACAGACATACACGTTACCTTCCCTGTCGACGTCCACGCCATAAGCGTTCTTCACAACACCAACATTCAACACACTGGAGTATGTGTTGTCTGAGGACAGTCTACCAACAACCACACTGCCAGTGCTACTTGTGTAGTGAGTGGTAAAGAGTTTTCCATTATTTAAATCATATGACAACGCGAATACTGTATCAGAACTTTCATGTATCTGGCGTGTCATCGCTCGTGGACTGTCCTTAGTCACAGAGAACACATTGCATTCTGAACTGACGACGAATTTGCCATTTCTGTACGCTATACCGTAACATGGTTTGTTGATGTTTATTTCAGATGCCAAAGTAAGTTTAGAGGGTGCGACTGTTATTAAACAGATACATCCGGGATCGCTGTACATAGCGACCGCCACGGTGGTGTTGTCAACCATACACATGTCATAAGGACTTCCGTTCACCTTCAACTCGTCCACAACATTTCCTTCTGTGTCGATTAACTTGATTTCATAGTTTCCGTCATCTCCCACCACAATTCGTCCATCTGGTACGTAAACAACTCCACGGGAAGAACAATCGTACTCATCGGATGGATATTTAATGTAAATCTTTCTTAATTCCATGACATCACGCTCAGATAAAGGTTTAGCGAATTTATACATTTAcatcatatacattatatctccTTTGCCAattaatgctccagaccaaatttcataaGAATCCATTCGTTCAAGACTAGTAGCGGAAACGTTAACGGACTATGTGCCATGACATAGGGGATTTAGAATAACCAAAGACGACATCACCACTTAATTCAACATGAGAGTGAAAGAACCAGGAATGGTAATACACTGCTGTAACAACTGAAAGGAAAATTGGCAAAGCATTAACTATTGACGTCCCAAGATATATGCAATAGGTTCGACACAACTCTTTACAGCTTCATATATCAATGCCTCAGCGTGATGGTAGCAAACTACTCGGCAATAGTGATAGGGAATttacaataatgaaaaatatacgTACTGAGTGAAAAACGTCTCAAAAATGGTCAGAGGGTATGattattataatgaaataataaatgttcataattATTTGCTGTTTTCATACCGAACGGCAATAACACAAAGGAAAATAGAGACTTGCTCATGCTCTTCTTATCTAAAGAGAAAAAAGGTAAAAACGGTAACGTAAAATTGACCTTTATTTGTGAATGAACCTAATCTGAAATACAAAGTAtcacatacacatttacgtgtCCAAAACCACACGCATTTCTGGTGTTTAGTTGTTAATGGTCCATCAACACTATGAAGGTCAATAGGGGGGAAAAAAGAGGCGAATATAATTATAAGTACTCTGGGGAAAGGAcgaaacaacatcaaacaaacgaaaCGTGTAAACTGTAAATATGTATTGGTACGCTactgtttaaaatgaaaaagttgcTATGTTACTCAAATCTTGTAATACAGACAATGGTCATCAGCTTTTAGATAGTTCAACATTTTGCATCTGTTAATATGTGAGCACTGAGGCTGGTCCTCACGCTTATATAAGTAAGAATGCGTTCTATATGTATGGCCCATCCTAAGACGGGCAAGAACAATCTCGTTCAGGTGTGTAATAATACTAGCAGTATCAAAGATTTCTTCTTCGGCTTACCGAGATAAAacgtaatacatgtatgttttttatctGTTCAACTTGCTCTGGtacaataaatgaaataatcaaaattcCAAATTGGCAGACCAGCGAATGAGATACTAGATGTTGagtcattgtattgtataacgagTCAAACAAGTTGATACACTGTGATATAGTTACATTGTGCAGTCGAATAATTAGTCAGTACAAGTTTGTCACCACATACGGATATGGCTTCAGGCTTAGCGATACCGTCCTTTGTCGTTAACAGTTCCCGGACGTTTGTTCCATCCCCGGACATCTGTATCACGTTGTTGGAACCGTAGCCACAGACATACACGTTACCTTCCCTGTCCACGTCCACGCCATAAGCGCTTTCTCCACAACACCAACATTCAACACACTGGAGTATGTGTTGTCTGAGGACAGTCTACCAACAACCACACTGCCAGTGCTACTTGCGTAGTGAGTGGTAAAGAGTTTTCCATTATTTAAATCATATGACAATGCAAATACTGTATCAGAACTTTCATGTATCTGGCGTGTCATCGCTCGTGGACTGTCCTTAGTCACAATGAACACATTGCGTCCTGAACTGACGACGAATTCGCCATTTCTGTACGCTATACCGTTACATGGTTTGTCGATGTTTATTTCAGATGCCAGAATAAGTTTAGAGGGTGCGACTGTTACTAAACAGATACATCCGGGATTAATGTTCATAGCGACCGCCACGGTGGTGTTGTCAACCATACACATGTCATAAGGACTTCCGTTCACCTTCAACTCGTCCACAACATTTCCTTCTGTGTCGATTaacttgatttttttgtttctgTCATCTCCCACCACAATTCGTCCATCTGGTAGGTAAACAACTCCACGGGAATAACAATCGTACTCATCGGATGGACATTTAATGTAAATCTTTTGTAACTCCTTGACATCACGCTCAGATAAAGGTTTAGCGAAAGCATTTGTATCAGCTGGAGTATGTTGGTGCTGCTTTCGGACAATGATTTTTCCAAAACTCAAAGCTGGCCTTGGGCTTGTCATGTGGAGATCAGCTTCATGCTCTATACTGATGGATGAAAGTGATGTCTGCACCTCTCTCAGTAAATCCCTACACGACTCGACCTCCGCCTGACCTCGTTGGTACAACAGGATCATGTCCATGTGGTCATTCCTCTGTTGGGCTGTAGTGGACGACTCTAGTGTATTCTGTATAGCGACCTTCAGTCGTTCACACTTCTGACTGGACACCTTCAGGTTTTCTCTCTCCTCTTTATACTTAGCTATCAAGTCATCTGTGATTTCCTTTTTCATCTCTTCAATACGATTAATGATCTGTTCCTGTAGGTCGTCAATGTTTTTCATTGCTGTGTCTTTGCCGTCTGCAATACTTTGGAGTTGTAGGTGGAAGTCCTTTACCAGTGACTCCATTTCCTTTTCCCCTTTTTGTAGTGATTTCCTCATCTCCTCTAGCCAGTGACCACTGGTCAGTTTCTCACAGTATTCTTCTGTCGTGGCCACAGCGTCACATTTCCTGTGGCCAACTGTTATACATTTACAACAGCCGATGGATTTGTGGTCCTCACAGTAGTAATCCATCTTTTCCTTGTGTTTGTTACAAATCTTGTCTGATGTTGACTGGTTCAGAAGGAAACTCTTCGTCTCTGTTATATCTACAACATCACAGTTGATGTGAATCATATCGTGGAAATCCACCTTACATGACTCACAGAATAAAGACTGAGTTGTTTTACACCAGAACTTTGCTGACGTCATCAGGTTCCCTTTCCTCTGGCACGGCATACAGTAATGTGGTTCCGATGACCTGTTTTTCAACTCTATCATCTCCACGACAGCTATGTCGGTCGGAAACTGCTTGGCCCAGTCCTCCTTGTCTTCTGATTTGTCCACAGGGTGGGTTAGTTTCCTACATACCGGACAGGTGAAGGACACCGCCGTATCACTCGTCCCCGACACTTCGCGGATGATGTAACTGGTCAAGCATTCCTGACAAAGGGAATGGTGACATGGTAGACACTTCGGCTGCCGTAACTGTTCCAGACAAATGGGACAGTCGAGAAGATGTGAGTTCCCAGACGGATTGTCCGGAGGTGTGAGCTGAGGACCTCCTTCTGCCATTACACTTGTACTCCAATCCTGGTCGTGTTCCTATAAAACAGTGATAAAGTCTACATGTATGTCGGGATGTTTTATAAGCATCATACTTAAATACACTTATGAGATCTTATTTTCACACTCTTTCACAATTTGTTTTCTAtcttatatgatataacaaAGAGAACATACCATTTTGCTTTGTGGATCAGATTCAAACCCAAATAGGCACAACCAGGGACCAAGgcaaaactacatgtacagttttagacaagggaaacctatatatgaaatctaAAAGATAACTTTTTGTGAATTAGAAATCACTATGCTCCAATTAAAttttcagccattttgtttactGGGTCAGACTCAAATTCAAACTAGAACACTAACAGGTTAGCAAGGGCCCCGTTGTTTGGCAAGGGAGCAAACTATACATATCTATGATATACACATCTACCACCATATTTGCTGGACCAACAGAAATGGAAACACTGTACtgatatgaaataaaacttTCATTCGATATGATGTATTTAAATCCTAAATACACCCCAGCTCCCACTAAAGGTCATAGTCAGAGATCCactttgtccttgacctttggaaCAAAATGCTTATCCTTTGGCCCAGTGACTTTGATCTTTGAAAAACTGACTTCTTGTTTAATAACGACAAATTTTGCTTCATTTGTCTTAACAAAATGTAAATCGgtgataaaatacaaaatttgatctTGGCTTCTGactcagtgaccttgacatcagACGCCATGACCTTGGCATTTAGTCAGCTGACTCATTGTTTTATTCTGAGGAACTTAGGTCAGAAATGCCATAACAAATtattcatcagtgaaaagatacctactttgaccttgacctttgacccagtgacctcAACCTCTGACTGTTAACATACTTTGACTTTTGGATAGTTgattgtttaattctgaccgATATTGCTACATAGTCTCATAACAATAGTCAGTAATGATACAAgacttgaccttgacatttgaccatTTGTCCGCTGATTCCTTATTCAATTTTGACCATTTTTTGCTTCAAAATGACATAACAAATTGTTCGTcagtaaaaagatacaaaatttgatctTGATATTTGACATGATGACATTGACTTCTGACCCGACGGCCTTGTCAATTGACTTGTTTAATTCTTACTATCTTTGCTTCTTCATCATGTCATCAGcaaatgtttatcaataaaaagataccaaagttgaccttgacctctgaccttgaccATTCGTCATTTGGTTGACTGCGTTTTATTATTCTGACCAATTCTGCTTTTTCATGTCATagcaaaatgttcatcagtaaaaGATACAGAATTTGAAATTGATCTAATGATCTGTATTTATGTTAATTGAACATCTTGATCAAATTTCATGTAAATCGGTTAATAAATACTTATCAGCCGTGAATAAAATTTACGGATTGACAGCTGGACAGTGATTACTATATAAAGGGCACCCAATTATTTCCAATTCGGGTCCCTACTGAGTACAATtagggacaaaggggaaccCATATATGTAGTTTGAGAAAAGAACCTTTCGGTACTTCTCAAGAAAACAGtaataacaaggattgtttaagGACAGACGGACAACGGACCCCAGACACAGgacgatttgaacagcccaccatctgatgatggtgaatAAAGAAAAGATGTGAATTTTTTTCAGTTgctttcattttgatttttagctcacctgaaccgaaggtccggtgagcttatgtcatggcgcagcgtccgtcgtccgtcgtccgtcaacgtttccttcaaatcgctactagtcgaAAAGTTCTTAATgcattttgaccaaatttggccagaaacataattggcagaaggggaacaggttttgcataaatggtgactctgaaccccgaggggccaaaggggcggggcccaatacgggaaatagaggtaattcctttaaatcgctactagtcataaagttctgaatggatttgaacccaatttggtcagaaacatccttggcagaaggggaacagattttgcataaatagtgactctgacccccaagggaccaaaggggcggggctcaagaggggaaatagaggtaattcctttaaatcgctactagtgataaagttatgaatggatttgaacccaatttggtcagagacatcctttggggaaagggaacagattgtgcataaatggtggctctgaccccaaaggggccaaaggggcggggtccaatagaggatatagaggtaattcctttaaatcgctaataGTCATGAAgaaatgaatggatttgaacccaatttggtcagaaacatccttgggggaaggggaacagattttgcataaaaagtgactctgacccccgaggggctaAAAGGGCGGagcccaataagggaaatagaggtaatgcctttaaatcgctactagtcatgaagtaatgaatgcatgttctaaaaacaattcttgggGTCTTTtagaccttagagagtctggacttcattaatctctaaagcagttcggatccccacactataaccatatatagcattgttagagatttacaaataaaacaaatagaatatgaacattattttgacatttggtctaacccaaccaggtgagcgatacaggccccatgggcctcttgttacaagTTACAGACGTTTCACGCAACTGGAACTAGTATTCAGTATGACTAGAACAGGAGAATATTGTGATTGTACAAGTATTTCTAGGATATATTTTtctattgaaaataaatacatttatacaattacaattttatataggaaagaattttcatttttgtgagCCGTAATTTTTTGGAATTGTCCCGAACAGAAGCACACAATTttgaattaatgataattaagttaCATTCAGAAGAAAAGTAAGATaccaaaatataatattttaacaatGCTCGATATATTAAAGATAAACATTCATTTTTCTTTTACTCCGTTCAttctttcaaatgttttaagTGTCGATAAAGCGTTATGTGTTTCTTGTAAAGGCATCCACTTTCGTTTTCTATATAtctatcattgttatatgaCATAACTAcaactagcccgagtttccacTGTCCCTGCCACCATGTAAGGTATCTCACGCCCGATTTAATTTCATCTGCATcaaattccacgttttcatataatACTGTGCCCTTTCCCTACACCAGATGACGACAAGACCACAGAGTAAACTCAGGCTAAACTACAATATGTTAATTTGCTCGCATTTTAGCGGATAATGAATAAAGTATATGATTAATTTGTGTACTTGgttaatattataaataagtCATACTTACatcttttgatatatattgtattcgGCGCTGTACCCCAAGCATTCGATCTACCGCCTCCGCGAGGTCATGATACGACAGGATTATACCGGGACGCGATAtaccagagttacttcccttcaaGTTGACAGCCGATGAGAccgaaaatacaaaaaaaatattatcaaaagaaatgaagataaaatataccacatgttATTGTTGTTCTCTctttaagattaaaaaaaaacattatttgtgttttataaGATAAGTTTATATCCGATTCAGGACTTAAAGTTCTCTATATACCTTACAACGAGTTTTAGGTAACCTTTGAAAGTCACGACGAGATTAGTCCTAATACTAGTTATAGTTATTGTGTTAAAAGCTTATAATCTTAAAATCTCTCTTTTACTTTCTACTTCAGGAAATGGTGCTGAAACTCTAAATACTAGACACCCTGTATCTGTCCTGGATGATATATACTACAGACCGGTCTCCTTAGGTAAACCTATTACGTGTTATTATATTAGTCAGCAACACAGCTGATTGTTCTGAATCCATTAATTTCATTAtgttgtacatgtctgtattttATCATAATATTCTCTCAGCATATTGAAGTCTCTTCAATTTCAAATACTATCATGTACATGACCTCTTGATAATGCCTTTTAAGATAATGAAACAATGCTAAATTATGTAACCTCATAAGAATTCAATAAGATTTAGCATATTAAGATCACGGGAAGACGTGTTTGattattatttacattgtatatgtctaATGGTTCTGTTGCCACCACCCGACTCTCATTTGAGATTGTTATTTAAGCCtatgtcgtcgatgaagcagaagacggtCACTCTCGCGGAGCGCATGGTCTTATTGGCCAAATCCAAgttttgtctttattttgtgCTCTTAAAATCGACTTTCAGCTTGACTAAAGGTTTCTTATTATGTGGTATTCATTGTTGTTTTTGGAACGTTTACATTCTTGTCATTCGATGACAGGTTTCACAATTGATCTGCTTAATATAGATTAAAACCTATGTATTCATCAAATCATTCCATTGTAAAGTTGCATGTATATTTCAGTTGATGTGTTTGTGTGCAATGTTGCTGATAAGAAAAAGACCGCCAAGCTTATCCAGTAAGTAATGGATGTTTGAATTGACATAAACGGTAATTTACAGTCCTTAACACCATGTGTTAAGGGTAAGTGTTTTTGTGACTGCTGCTAAAGCATTTTCATGTTCAAAATATTTCGGGTTGGTTGAGGATTGACGGTGCAGACACATGTTAAGTTATCCTTCTAAGAAATCGAATGAACAGGTAACAAAAGTCTGCAATATCTCACTGCATTTTTTAAGAGACAAATAATTCTGTATCCCTGTAGAATGGCGGTGATCTTTTTACTTATGTTTGGGGACATTGAAAACTCTAAGGATAAGGTCGGTCGTATCCCATtgtagggcggtaatggtatgTGACTTAAAGTCGGATCCCATTTTAGAGCGGTCATATTATGTGACCAAACATCCGGCTTAtcagatttgtttgtttgtggggGTTGGAGGGGGATATTTctgtattatttcaaaattatttatttcaggtGCCTCAAAAAAGAATTTCCATTACCTAATTTTTGTCATCTAAAGCGGGTACGAGCAGTGAAAGGTGAGTGTTTCGGTGTAAAGGGAGAAAGCGAAGACAGACTTTATCAAATAGAACACTGTAATTAATGCATTGGGGACAAGTATAACTTCTTAAGGATAAAAAAACCAATTGACATAGTATTGATACATATCTGGTAAACAGAATTTAAAATCCTTGAAAGAATTCTTTTAGACAATAAGTATTCCTAAAAATGACGACATTAGATGTGTTGAAGGTATGAGCTTCGTTTAATGTAAAAGAAAGGACttacctttttaaaattttgattttatgaaCATCATATAAGAGAGAAGGAGTTCCCAATAAGAAAACTTCTGTTTGAGAATTCCTTAGAAGTTATAGCTATAtaagtacatacatacaaatgattatttttagATTCGCCCTTACAAGCTATCATTTGTGATGGGTCTTGTGACATTGACAAGGTCATAATTACCTTATCTGAATCTCAGGATTACTCGACCTTGTCAAAGCCCTTCAAGGTCAAGGTACCAACGTCGATGCCCTTGACCAGACAGCAGTACGAGGAATCCATTTTGTACTGGCCTGTTAATTTTCATGAAGACAAAAGGTTTGTTTATTCTCTTGATTTCCTTACAATCTTATACAACAGAGTAAATATAGTTTACACGTAAATATTGACTCTCCAAACTGTTGTtttgtagttatagtgttgatttTAATATCCCTGTGTTGAAGTTAGGTAAACCTTAACAGGGACAGTGTTTTATGAGAATATTTACCTTAATGATCAGTTACACTATGTTCGGTGTTTTAGAGACTTGAAATGCTTTGTTATAGCATCACCAAGGCTTTAACGAAGCAGTTATTCAACACAGAGGAAGTTGACAGAATTTACTGTTATATGGAAGAGGCAATAGCGATGGCAAAAATTGGCGTTGAATCCAAACAGGTAGGTTTTTCAAAGAGTATACTCATGTCAGATGTGCATGTACTTACAGTGTACTTACAGTATAGTTGTTATATCCAacaagagttattcccctttgtgtAACAGCTACAAATTTTGCGATCTCAAATTATTAAGTGCAGAGTAGCTGtaattgaattaaatgaaaatgtgaTAAAGACTTTACACAGTGGTCCTGTAGATGATGAATGCGAGTGTGTTTTTAGAGCCAAccaatattgaataaaatgtttgtgtaATACGTTTTTGTGgattttaggtcatctgacccaaaatGTCaagatgacctatagccatcgtgttccgtccgtcgtcgtccgccgtccgcctTGCGTAAacctttttctttcaaaacgctactcctccttaacccttggtggattacttccaaattttgtttcaagcatcattgggggagggcaatcatattttttataaatgagaCTGGTCTGACACCTGGGGCCCGAGGGGCGGGGCAccaaaggggaactttggtgaatatttgctataaaatcctaccccttctttacccttgggtgaattacaactaaatttggtgtgaaacatcattgggggaggacaatcatattttatataaatgaggctggtgtgagctCAGGGGCCCGAGGGGAGGagccccaaaaagggaactttggtgaatttttgctttaaaatcctactcctccttaaccctttggtggatttcatcCAAATGATGTGAAAAATCActgggggagggcaatcatattttatataaatgaggctggtgtgagccccGGGGTCAGAGGGGCtgggccccaaaaagggaatttggtgaatttttgctttaaaatccgactccttaaccctttgatggatttcatccaaatttggtgtgaaaaagcattgggggagggcaatctGACCCCTGGGGCAACAGTTGCGGGGCCCCGAAAGGGGAACGTTAGtaaattattgctttaaaaccctactcttCTTGGttggattacatccaaatttggtttgattATTCTAAGAGGGTGGCAATCACACTTTTTATAAGTGGTGCTTATGGGGCCCCTGGGGACAGAAGGGCGAGGCCCCAAAAGGAGAACTCAACAAAAAGTTTGCTTTAAAATTGTACTCCttcttaatgccttaattgattacagcaatatttagtatgaaacgTCATTGGGGAAGGCAAATCCCTAATTGCTATAATTGAGGCTTGTTCGACCCATTGGGATAGAGGgacatgccccaaaaatgggaacttggctgaaattttgctttaagatactgctcctcctttaagccaaaaaggataaaaaccagatttgatctgaaacataactgcctgcatataaataattcatggtaatgatgctggattgaggggtgtgtccccgctgtaagtgtttgtcagatgactgttaaggccaaTGGACCTCTTGTTGTGTTTTAGTTTCCTATAGGTGCAGTGGTAGTGGATCCCGACCAGAATGAAGTGATCGCTAAAGGTTACGACCTTCGACACGGCTCTCATCCATTGCAGCATGCTACCATGGTGACCATTGACCTTGTGGCAAGGGCACAGGGTGGAGGGATGTGGCCTTTGGAAGGTATCTAATTACTATGTACATTGTCAGGTCTCCTGTCCCATGATGTCTTTCAACAGAGTTCAGaccatttttatataaaaaaaatctcaacatCATTTTAGCACAACCAAACAGTCCTCCCTTTGTGTATATCAGAAAATAGCATGTTAAAGGTGAGTGTCCTTTCCTACCAGACACTACGGCTGTTATGACGGTTTTTATCTCAATATCAAAGTTTGTTAACAGAACATCCTCCATCTCTATCACACTTTACCAAACATTTCTAAATTGTGTAAGATCACGTTTGATCAAATACATTAAACTCAGTAATTATGACCCGCTAATTATGGCCTGTTTATTTCGAAACCCAAATCATTTTTTTACCTTACTAGATATTAACGTGTTATTCCCTGTGCGTCTTCCTCAGGTTATAAGTCAATGTACTACAGATCTCCTGACGATAGTCTGAAGTCAACACCTGTCACATATCCAGTTCTCCAGTCAACACCCGTCACATGTCCAGATATCAAGTCAATACCCGTCACATGTCCAGATATCCAGTCAACACCCGTCACATGTCCAGATATCAAGTCAATACCCGTCACGTGTCCAGATATCAAGTCACATGTCACATGTCCAGATATCAATAAAAAGTTCAttaaatctggtcaaacaacAGGCAGTGGTCATTGTTCTAAGACCAGTAGTGACCTCATTGGAACAGAGACTGATGAAGTGAAAGAGAAGACTGGACCGTACCTGTGTACCGGTTAcgacatctatctgaccagggagccgtgtgttatgtaagtacaggtagatttgtacctttGTACCGGTTACGAaatctatctgaccagggagccatgtgttatataagtacaggtagatttgtacctatgtaccggttactacatctatctgaccagggacCCGTGTGTTATGcaagtacaggtagatttgtacctgtGTACCGGTTACTAGATCTGtctgaccagggagccgtgtgttatgtaagtatatgtagatttgtacctatgtaccggttactACATCTGtctgaccagggagccgtgTGTTGTGTgagtacaggtagatttgtacctatgtaccggttactACATCTGtctgaccagggagccgtgtgttatgtaagtacaggtagatttgtacctatgtgCCGGTAATGAaatctatctgaccagggagccgtgtgttatgtaagtacagtTAGATTTGTACCCATGTACCGGTAACGAaatctatctgaccagggagccgtgtgttatgtaagtacaggtagatttgtacctatgtaccggttGCGACATCTGtctgaccagggagccgtgtgttatgtaagtacaggtaaaacacaagTCATTCCAGGTTTTCATTTCTTTGTAACACTATACCATCGAAATTCACAtcaatgttaaataaaaatgtgcCTGTACGTTAGATACTTTCTCTCATAATTCCAGGTGCGCTATGGCCCTCGTTCATTCCCGGATAGGACGTGTCTTCTATGGAAGTCCATTTCCTCAGGAAGGAGCGCTCGGATCAAAATACAAGCTTCACACTCAGACAGGTCTCAACCACCACTACCAAGTCTTCTGTGATGTGTTGGAAGCTGAGTGTGGACATCTGTACGACGCAGCTGTAACATAGGGCATAGTCTTCCTTTACTACTGGGTTACACTGACATGTTCTATATGGTGACCAATCAAGCTACAGGGTGTAGATATTATTGACCAATTCAGTTACAGGATGTGATCATCCTTGACCAATTAAGTGACaggatgtatatattattgacTAATTTAGTTACAAAATATGGTCATCCTTGGCCAATTAAGTGACATGATGTAGACATTCTTGACCAATTAAGTGATAGAATGTAGgtattcttgaccaatcaagtTACAGGATGTGGACATCCTTGTTCGGTGAAGTTACAGAATGTGGACATTCATGACCTGTCAAGTTACAGGAGAAAgacataatattttatttgatggCTAATTGAAGGATGTTGACAATCTGGACCTGTGCAGTTTAATGATAAGATTAAGGGACACATGTTTCATCAGAAATTACTCTGGTCGAAAGTTTCTAAGGACCGGATAtgcaaaatgtatgttttatacaataaaatttacaaattagATAGATTTGAATGTTTACTGAACATATTCATACCCGTATCTGGAGCTAAAAAGAATTAGCTAGGCCTCTGAGGAAGACTTTGAGAAGGATTAGATAGGTCTATGTGGTAAGACTACATTAATGGTTCATGCATCGGCGATGGGGGTCTCGTCGGATACCCACAGTTGATTGCACTACTGTAAACGctgaaatttacgcgaggggagAATTTACGCTAATTTCTCATTTTGTTCGTAAAAATT
This DNA window, taken from Pecten maximus chromosome 3, xPecMax1.1, whole genome shotgun sequence, encodes the following:
- the LOC117324611 gene encoding uncharacterized protein LOC117324611; the encoded protein is MAEGGPQLTPPDNPSGNSHLLDCPICLEQLRQPKCLPCHHSLCQECLTSYIIREVSGTSDTAVSFTCPVCRKLTHPVDKSEDKEDWAKQFPTDIAVVEMIELKNRSSEPHYCMPCQRKGNLMTSAKFWCKTTQSLFCESCKVDFHDMIHINCDVVDITETKSFLLNQSTSDKICNKHKEKMDYYCEDHKSIGCCKCITVGHRKCDAVATTEEYCEKLTSGHWLEEMRKSLQKGEKEMESLVKDFHLQLQSIADGKDTAMKNIDDLQEQIINRIEEMKKEITDDLIAKYKEERENLKVSSQKCERLKVAIQNTLESSTTAQQRNDHMDMILLYQRGQAEVESCRDLLREVQTSLSSISIEHEADLHMTSPRPALSFGKIIVRKQHQHTPADTNAFAKPLSERDVKELQKIYIKCPSDEYDCYSRGVVYLPDGRIVVGDDRNKKIKLIDTEGNVVDELKVNGSPYDMCMVDNTTVAVAMNINPGCICLVTVAPSKLILASEINIDKPCNGIAYRNGEFVVSSGRNVFIVTKDSPRAMTRQIHESSDTVFALSYDLNNGKLFTTHYASSTGSVVVGRLSSDNTYSSVLNVGVVEKALMAWTWTGKVTCMSVATVPTT
- the LOC117324612 gene encoding probable inactive tRNA-specific adenosine deaminase-like protein 3 — translated: MTTRPQRNGAETLNTRHPVSVLDDIYYRPVSLVDVFVCNVADKKKTAKLIQCLKKEFPLPNFCHLKRVRAVKDSPLQAIICDGSCDIDKVIITLSESQDYSTLSKPFKVKVPTSMPLTRQQYEESILYWPVNFHEDKSITKALTKQLFNTEEVDRIYCYMEEAIAMAKIGVESKQFPIGAVVVDPDQNEVIAKGYDLRHGSHPLQHATMVTIDLVARAQGGGMWPLEGYKSMYYRSPDDSLKSTPVTYPVLQSTPVTCPDIKSIPVTCPDIQSTPVTCPDIKSIPVTCPDIKSHVTCPDINKKFIKSGQTTGSGHCSKTSSDLIGTETDEVKEKTGPYLCTGYDIYLTREPCVMCAMALVHSRIGRVFYGSPFPQEGALGSKYKLHTQTGLNHHYQVFCDVLEAECGHLYDAAVT